The Saccharomonospora cyanea NA-134 genome includes a region encoding these proteins:
- a CDS encoding DUF397 domain-containing protein — protein MSTDGQWRKSSFSGNQGDCVEFRRIEGGVEVRNSKRPDEGSVAYTDSEWRAFVAGVKAGEFDL, from the coding sequence ATGAGCACAGACGGCCAGTGGCGCAAGTCGAGTTTCAGCGGCAACCAGGGCGACTGCGTCGAGTTCCGCCGTATCGAGGGGGGCGTGGAGGTGCGTAACTCCAAGCGCCCCGACGAGGGTTCGGTCGCCTACACCGACAGCGAGTGGCGCGCGTTCGTCGCGGGCGTGAAGGCGGGCGAGTTCGACCTCTGA
- a CDS encoding helix-turn-helix domain-containing protein codes for MASTANTPGARALGAELLRLRKAAGLTMIELGKAIGRSHTHVSRWENGKLVPTVEEVARMLGVLGVAGEEFDSVLQLAREAADPNWVAPGVVRHLAMLTGYERTASRITNVQPLLIPGLLQTAEYARSIMLSAGANVGEAEQRTTHRMGRQHVLTRPRPVLLDAVIGEHALRYPPCSPDVMADQLRALLKWAQLDNVTIRAVPFDSGYLPILEGAFVLIEFEKAAPVVQLEHYRSAMTLTDRRDVRDYQAAADTMRRQAMSPADTEEFITSLASEMESGT; via the coding sequence ATGGCCAGCACAGCCAATACGCCCGGAGCTCGTGCGCTCGGCGCTGAATTGTTGAGGCTCCGCAAAGCCGCCGGACTCACCATGATCGAATTGGGAAAGGCGATCGGGCGTTCCCATACCCACGTCTCTCGCTGGGAGAACGGCAAACTTGTCCCGACCGTGGAAGAGGTCGCGAGAATGTTGGGTGTTCTCGGGGTCGCCGGCGAGGAGTTCGACAGTGTTCTCCAGCTTGCTCGCGAGGCAGCCGACCCGAACTGGGTCGCGCCCGGTGTCGTGCGGCACCTCGCGATGCTGACGGGATACGAACGGACTGCCTCGCGGATCACGAATGTGCAGCCACTGCTCATCCCTGGGCTCTTGCAGACGGCGGAGTACGCGCGTTCGATCATGTTGTCGGCAGGCGCGAACGTCGGTGAGGCGGAACAGCGCACCACGCATCGAATGGGTCGTCAGCACGTTCTCACCCGGCCGCGTCCGGTGCTGCTCGACGCCGTTATCGGCGAACACGCCCTGCGCTACCCGCCGTGTAGTCCGGACGTGATGGCCGACCAGCTGCGTGCACTGCTCAAGTGGGCGCAGCTGGACAACGTCACGATCCGCGCCGTGCCGTTCGACAGCGGTTACCTCCCGATCTTGGAAGGCGCCTTCGTGTTGATCGAGTTCGAGAAGGCGGCGCCTGTGGTGCAGTTGGAGCACTACCGCAGCGCCATGACCCTCACCGATCGGCGAGACGTGCGGGACTACCAGGCCGCGGCCGATACGATGCGGCGGCAGGCGATGAGCCCCGCCGACACCGAAGAATTCATCACGAGCCTTGCCAGCGAGATGGAGAGCGGTACATGA
- a CDS encoding zinc finger protein, whose translation MQRYLWQQAGGLRHVYDTERDIAAPGRALSALCGQVVTPTVDDITGLWLDRTCLTCDREVRVRLGFPASEIPPASELEGAK comes from the coding sequence GTGCAGCGCTATCTCTGGCAGCAGGCGGGCGGATTACGGCACGTCTACGACACCGAGCGGGACATCGCCGCGCCCGGGCGCGCGTTGTCCGCGTTGTGCGGGCAGGTCGTCACGCCCACCGTCGACGACATCACCGGACTCTGGCTCGACCGGACCTGCCTGACCTGCGACCGTGAGGTCCGTGTGCGGCTGGGCTTTCCCGCCTCCGAGATCCCGCCCGCCTCCGAGCTGGAGGGAGCGAAGTGA
- a CDS encoding MMPL family transporter, with translation MRTARWLVPALLIVVWLALGAFGGPFAGKLSSVAENDATSFLPESAESTRVSELEREFSDIEALPAIVVAERGSGITGADREFLAAKAAEVAGWDTTAPGSPPIPSRDGQALELVVAVTADPGDVVEQLRQTVGEGRPDGLAVYVTGPAAQIADLSEAFSGIDGLLLLVAGAVVAVILVFVYRSPLLPLIVLVSSVFALSLASLVVYVLADAGVISLNGQSQGILFILVFGAATDYALLLVSRYREELRGTADRFSAMRSAWRATIEPVAASAGTVILGVLCLLFSDLASNQGLGPVAAIGIAASLLASMTFLPAVLALVGRAAYWPFRPLEGSTPPESGGLWGRVAARVGKAPRAVWVVTSLVLLVGVAFVPQLKASGTAESDVFLDPVESVAGQEVLSRHFPGGSGAPAVVIADGSRADAVLAASEVPGVSDARITGTADGLVRIEAVPTDPADSDAAIATVERLRESVHGVEGANAQVGGQTAQQLDTRTTSERDRSVIIPIVLAVVFAVLALLLRALVAPLLLIATVVLSFGATMGVSALVFNHVFDFPGADPAVPLFAFVFLVALGIDYNIFLMTRVREESVSVGTREGTLRGLTVTGGVITSAGVVLAATFAALAVLPILFLAQIAFIVAFGVLLDTLVVRSLLVPALTLDIGGKVWWPSKLAARQALREESRLGG, from the coding sequence TTGCGTACGGCTCGCTGGCTGGTTCCCGCCCTGCTCATCGTCGTCTGGCTCGCTCTCGGCGCGTTCGGTGGACCGTTCGCGGGCAAGCTGAGCAGCGTCGCGGAGAACGACGCCACGTCCTTCCTGCCGGAGTCCGCGGAGTCGACGAGGGTGTCGGAACTCGAACGCGAGTTCTCCGACATCGAGGCGCTTCCCGCGATCGTCGTGGCCGAACGGGGTTCCGGCATCACTGGCGCCGATCGCGAGTTCCTCGCGGCGAAGGCGGCCGAGGTCGCGGGCTGGGACACGACGGCACCGGGGTCGCCGCCGATCCCGTCGCGGGACGGCCAGGCGCTGGAACTCGTCGTTGCTGTCACCGCGGACCCCGGCGACGTGGTCGAACAGCTCCGGCAGACCGTCGGCGAGGGCCGGCCGGACGGCCTCGCCGTCTACGTCACCGGTCCCGCGGCCCAGATCGCCGACCTCTCCGAGGCGTTCAGCGGCATAGACGGGCTGCTCCTGCTGGTGGCGGGCGCGGTGGTGGCCGTCATCCTCGTGTTCGTCTACCGGAGCCCGCTGCTGCCGCTGATCGTGCTGGTGTCGTCGGTGTTCGCGCTCTCCCTGGCCAGCCTGGTGGTCTACGTACTCGCCGACGCGGGCGTCATCAGCCTCAACGGGCAGAGCCAGGGCATCCTGTTCATCCTGGTGTTCGGCGCCGCCACCGACTACGCGTTGTTGCTCGTCTCGCGCTACCGCGAGGAACTCCGCGGCACGGCGGATCGCTTCTCGGCCATGCGTTCGGCCTGGCGGGCCACCATCGAGCCGGTCGCCGCGTCGGCGGGCACGGTGATCCTCGGGGTGCTGTGCCTGCTGTTCAGCGACCTGGCGTCCAACCAGGGGCTCGGCCCGGTGGCGGCCATCGGCATCGCCGCGTCCCTGCTGGCCTCGATGACGTTCCTGCCCGCGGTGCTCGCGCTCGTCGGCAGGGCCGCGTACTGGCCGTTCCGGCCGCTGGAGGGCTCGACCCCACCCGAGTCGGGAGGGCTGTGGGGCCGGGTCGCCGCGCGCGTCGGCAAGGCTCCCCGCGCGGTGTGGGTGGTGACCTCGCTGGTGTTGCTCGTGGGAGTGGCGTTCGTGCCGCAGTTGAAGGCGAGCGGGACGGCGGAGTCGGACGTCTTCCTCGACCCCGTGGAGTCGGTGGCCGGTCAGGAGGTGCTGTCGCGACACTTCCCCGGCGGCTCGGGCGCACCTGCCGTGGTGATCGCCGACGGGTCGAGGGCCGACGCGGTGCTCGCCGCCAGCGAGGTGCCGGGCGTGTCGGACGCGCGGATCACCGGCACCGCCGACGGCCTGGTGCGTATCGAGGCGGTGCCCACCGACCCGGCGGACTCGGACGCGGCCATCGCGACGGTGGAGCGGCTGCGGGAGTCGGTGCACGGAGTCGAGGGCGCGAACGCCCAGGTCGGAGGGCAGACGGCCCAGCAGTTGGACACGCGGACGACGTCGGAGCGCGACCGCTCGGTGATCATCCCGATCGTGCTGGCGGTGGTGTTCGCCGTGCTGGCCCTGCTGCTGCGGGCGCTGGTGGCGCCGTTGCTGCTCATCGCCACGGTGGTGCTGTCCTTCGGCGCCACGATGGGGGTTTCGGCGCTGGTGTTCAACCACGTGTTCGACTTCCCGGGCGCCGATCCGGCCGTGCCGCTGTTCGCGTTCGTGTTCCTGGTGGCGCTCGGCATCGACTACAACATCTTCCTCATGACCCGGGTGCGCGAGGAGTCGGTGTCGGTGGGCACGCGCGAGGGCACGCTGCGGGGACTCACCGTCACCGGCGGGGTCATCACGTCGGCGGGTGTCGTGCTGGCGGCGACGTTCGCCGCGCTGGCGGTGTTGCCGATCCTGTTCCTGGCGCAGATCGCGTTCATCGTGGCGTTCGGCGTGCTGCTCGACACGCTCGTGGTGCGCTCGCTGCTGGTGCCGGCGCTGACCCTCGACATCGGCGGGAAGGTCTGGTGGCCGTCGAAGCTGGCGGCACGGCAGGCACTCCGGGAGGAGTCACGCCTGGGTGGGTAG
- a CDS encoding MarR family winged helix-turn-helix transcriptional regulator: MTDDTAEPTASDWALVRHIRRLTVEADRFLQHFGEAHALHRTDMAALVVIMDAAAEGRPLSQGELAAELRLSASATTSVLDRLQELGHVERRRDSRDRRRVVLHVRDSAVELGRELFTPLGEEYARTWAEFDDEQRRTIARFLEATVDATVRTHSRSTERD, from the coding sequence GTGACCGACGACACTGCCGAGCCCACGGCCAGCGACTGGGCGCTCGTCCGGCACATCCGCAGGCTCACCGTCGAGGCCGACCGGTTCCTCCAGCACTTCGGTGAGGCGCACGCGCTGCACCGGACGGACATGGCGGCACTGGTCGTCATCATGGACGCCGCCGCGGAGGGCCGCCCGCTGAGCCAGGGCGAGCTGGCCGCGGAGTTGCGGCTCAGCGCGTCGGCGACCACGTCGGTGCTCGACCGGCTCCAGGAACTCGGTCATGTCGAGCGACGCAGGGACTCCCGCGACCGCAGGCGCGTCGTGCTGCACGTGCGGGACTCGGCGGTGGAGCTGGGCCGGGAGTTGTTCACCCCGCTCGGCGAGGAGTACGCGCGGACGTGGGCGGAGTTCGACGACGAGCAGCGACGCACCATCGCGCGGTTCCTCGAAGCGACCGTGGACGCCACGGTCCGCACCCACTCGCGGTCGACCGAGCGGGACTGA
- a CDS encoding TetR/AcrR family transcriptional regulator C-terminal domain-containing protein gives MAGGKALSKDLIVEKAVELLGRQGLAAVTLRRVATELGVSAPTLYWHISDKRELLDGMAEYLLRRGRTDAFDRPSGGQPWWEWLTERTRAMFEAMISVRDAPQVIAGNRPTPDSLAEIDVAIGVLVDAGFTPADAQQVFFVLGGYIGGMALEWQQEADREQADVDDRELHAAVTDAERYPNLAAAVRSGVHREPMETFLFGLDLLVRGLRAWHAERAAD, from the coding sequence ATGGCTGGTGGGAAGGCGCTGTCGAAGGACCTGATCGTCGAGAAGGCCGTGGAACTGCTGGGCAGGCAGGGGCTCGCGGCCGTGACCCTGCGCCGCGTCGCCACGGAGCTCGGCGTGTCCGCGCCGACCCTCTACTGGCACATCTCCGACAAGCGGGAGCTGCTCGACGGCATGGCCGAGTACCTGCTCCGGCGCGGCCGTACCGACGCCTTCGACCGCCCCTCGGGCGGGCAGCCCTGGTGGGAGTGGCTGACGGAGCGCACCAGGGCGATGTTCGAGGCGATGATCTCGGTCCGCGACGCACCGCAGGTCATCGCGGGCAACCGGCCGACGCCCGACAGCCTGGCCGAGATCGACGTGGCGATCGGTGTGCTCGTGGACGCCGGATTCACACCCGCCGACGCGCAGCAGGTGTTCTTCGTGCTCGGCGGCTACATCGGCGGTATGGCGCTCGAATGGCAGCAGGAGGCCGACCGCGAGCAGGCCGACGTCGACGACCGTGAGTTGCACGCGGCCGTCACCGACGCCGAGCGCTACCCGAATCTCGCGGCCGCTGTGCGCTCCGGCGTCCACCGGGAGCCCATGGAGACCTTCCTGTTCGGGCTGGACCTGCTGGTGCGCGGCCTGCGCGCCTGGCATGCCGAGCGCGCAGCGGACTGA
- a CDS encoding ABC transporter ATP-binding protein: MTSAIHVAGLEKSYGSTTAVAGIDLDVHRGELFGFLGPNGAGKSSAVKVLCTLTDPTAGTAVVAGHDVRTERHHVRRRIGTVFQESTLDIFLSAEQNLRFHGELHGLQRRTLRHRIDEVLDFVGLTKRRHDPVLSLSGGMKRKLEIGRGLLHTPEVLFLDEPTVGLDPHTRASVWEYIATLRDAWNVTVFVTTHYLDEAEHCDRIAIMNEGRIVALDTPDALKNTVGADRVRLRTEDDAAAVTRLRDSFGVDAAIHDGSVTFAIADGGAFVPRLFEHLDVAVETVTVTRPSLDDVFMAYTGRTITTPEGAAR; encoded by the coding sequence ATGACATCGGCGATCCACGTCGCCGGACTGGAGAAGTCCTACGGCTCCACCACCGCCGTGGCCGGGATCGACCTCGACGTGCACCGCGGCGAGCTGTTCGGCTTCCTCGGACCCAACGGCGCGGGCAAGTCGAGCGCGGTCAAGGTGCTGTGCACGCTGACCGACCCCACGGCGGGCACGGCGGTGGTGGCCGGACACGACGTGCGCACCGAACGCCACCACGTGCGACGGCGTATCGGGACCGTGTTCCAGGAGTCCACACTGGACATATTTCTCTCGGCCGAGCAGAACCTGCGCTTCCACGGCGAACTCCACGGCCTGCAGAGGAGAACCCTGCGGCACCGCATCGACGAGGTGCTCGACTTCGTCGGCCTGACGAAGCGCCGTCACGATCCCGTGCTGAGCCTCTCCGGCGGCATGAAACGGAAACTGGAGATCGGCCGGGGACTGCTGCACACCCCGGAGGTGCTCTTCCTCGACGAGCCCACCGTCGGGCTCGACCCCCACACCAGGGCGTCGGTGTGGGAGTACATCGCGACGTTGCGCGACGCCTGGAACGTCACGGTCTTCGTCACCACCCACTACCTCGACGAGGCCGAGCACTGCGACCGCATCGCCATCATGAACGAGGGCCGGATCGTCGCGCTGGACACGCCGGACGCGCTCAAGAACACCGTCGGAGCCGACCGCGTCCGCCTGCGCACCGAGGACGACGCCGCCGCGGTCACGCGCCTTCGCGACTCCTTCGGTGTGGACGCCGCCATCCACGACGGCTCCGTGACGTTCGCGATCGCCGACGGCGGCGCGTTCGTCCCCCGGCTGTTCGAACACCTCGACGTCGCCGTCGAGACCGTCACCGTGACCCGGCCGAGCCTGGACGACGTGTTCATGGCCTACACCGGGCGCACCATCACCACCCCCGAAGGAGCCGCCCGATGA
- a CDS encoding ABC transporter permease: MSQALTTPATAPTSPTGGFAHELRAVAAVWRREVTWLAHDKRRTAMTLMQPLMYLFVMGTGLAGVMEREGPIGFETFLFPGVLAMGVMFTATFGGISVVWDRETGFLREMLVAPISKSAIVLGKALGAATTAMAQSAVLLLTAGLVGVPYDPLLFAALLALLLVGALLLTALVMLLTVRMKRAQSAMPTSNLVITPMMFLSGALFPVGDLPGWLHVATVLNPFTYVVGPMRSAVFASLDPTAVPESARAVFDPGITWAGWAVPVPVQVLVAVASTVVLLASAVALFNRTE; encoded by the coding sequence ATGAGCCAGGCGCTGACGACTCCGGCGACCGCGCCGACGTCGCCGACGGGCGGGTTCGCGCACGAACTGCGTGCCGTGGCCGCGGTGTGGCGCAGGGAGGTGACATGGCTGGCCCACGACAAGCGCCGCACCGCCATGACACTCATGCAACCGCTGATGTACCTGTTCGTCATGGGCACCGGCCTCGCCGGGGTCATGGAGCGGGAGGGGCCGATCGGCTTCGAGACGTTCCTCTTCCCCGGCGTGCTGGCGATGGGCGTGATGTTCACGGCCACGTTCGGCGGCATCTCCGTGGTGTGGGACAGGGAGACGGGATTCCTCCGCGAGATGCTGGTGGCTCCGATCTCGAAGTCGGCCATCGTCCTCGGCAAGGCGCTGGGGGCGGCCACCACCGCGATGGCGCAGTCGGCCGTGCTGCTGCTGACGGCCGGACTCGTCGGCGTGCCCTACGACCCGCTGCTGTTCGCGGCGCTGCTCGCGTTGTTGCTGGTCGGAGCGCTGCTGCTCACCGCGCTGGTCATGCTGCTCACCGTGCGGATGAAGCGCGCCCAGTCGGCGATGCCCACGAGCAACCTCGTGATCACGCCCATGATGTTCCTCTCGGGTGCGCTGTTCCCGGTGGGCGACCTGCCCGGCTGGCTGCACGTGGCCACGGTCCTCAACCCGTTCACGTACGTCGTGGGGCCCATGCGGTCGGCGGTGTTCGCCTCGCTCGATCCGACCGCCGTGCCGGAGAGCGCCCGCGCCGTGTTCGATCCCGGAATCACCTGGGCGGGCTGGGCCGTGCCCGTGCCGGTGCAGGTGCTGGTGGCCGTCGCGAGCACGGTCGTGCTGCTGGCGTCCGCCGTCGCGCTGTTCAACCGCACGGAATGA
- the mmuM gene encoding homocysteine S-methyltransferase, with translation MELFDGGPVVSDGGLATELEARGHDLTDALWSARLLLDAPGEIVAAHRAFYEAGAVVATTASYQASFPGFAERGLDRGEVATLLHRSVALARQAGDEVSGDGRRRFVAASVGPYGAALADGSEYRGDYGLTVAQLRDWHLPRLETLAEAEPDLLAVETIPDVVEAEALVGALAGLDVPAWLAYTVDGDRTRAGQPLAEAFAVAAAADEVVAVGVNCCAPADVTPAIACARAVTDKPVVVYPNSGESWDARQRTWTGPSRYSPELARQWVAEGARVVGGCCRVRPSDIADISDIAELARTL, from the coding sequence GTGGAACTGTTCGACGGTGGACCCGTGGTGAGCGACGGCGGGCTGGCGACCGAGCTGGAGGCCCGGGGACACGACCTCACCGACGCGTTGTGGTCGGCACGGCTGCTGCTCGACGCGCCCGGAGAGATCGTCGCGGCGCACCGCGCGTTCTACGAGGCGGGAGCCGTCGTCGCCACCACCGCGAGCTACCAGGCGTCCTTCCCCGGTTTCGCCGAACGCGGCCTCGACCGAGGTGAGGTGGCGACGCTGCTGCACCGCAGCGTCGCGCTCGCGCGGCAGGCCGGGGACGAGGTGTCCGGTGACGGGCGGCGCCGGTTCGTGGCCGCCTCGGTCGGCCCGTACGGCGCGGCACTCGCCGACGGCTCGGAGTACCGAGGCGACTACGGACTCACGGTCGCCCAGCTCCGAGACTGGCACCTCCCCCGCCTCGAAACCCTGGCCGAGGCGGAACCCGACCTGCTGGCCGTCGAGACGATTCCCGACGTCGTCGAGGCCGAGGCGCTGGTCGGCGCGCTGGCCGGACTCGATGTGCCCGCCTGGCTGGCCTACACCGTCGACGGGGACCGCACCCGCGCGGGGCAGCCGCTCGCCGAGGCGTTCGCCGTGGCCGCGGCGGCTGACGAGGTCGTGGCGGTGGGCGTCAACTGCTGCGCGCCCGCCGACGTCACCCCGGCCATCGCCTGCGCGCGAGCCGTCACGGACAAACCCGTGGTGGTGTACCCGAACAGCGGCGAGAGCTGGGACGCGCGGCAGCGCACCTGGACCGGACCCTCGCGGTACTCGCCGGAACTCGCGCGGCAGTGGGTGGCCGAGGGCGCGCGGGTGGTCGGCGGTTGCTGCCGGGTGCGCCCCTCCGACATCGCCGACATCTCCGACATCGCGGAACTCGCCCGGACGCTGTGA
- a CDS encoding GNAT family N-acetyltransferase, translated as MSVSVAVHDPAHDPEPDGWAVFREAARLHAPWDYGLLGVESRHALHPTALAVATVRGRIAAAMTATVVRGPAGVTLLEVHNPWVSGFPGWAFADGFGPRSRVRLLRRMERRLCRFAGLSCVGLLYRYVPADGLPLVSGFGRLVREAMGTSVLDNRFPTVEDWISSLARSRRHSIRGQVRRVDRDPDLVVRFGAARDDLDGEELAALVNRHRARLGRPKFDSRAPVSGEYLHALVRRDDVLTLTYHDRTGRLLAFADLLDHPAVPLYQHWAALSREEGGRQHLYFDSYARLMGHVVATRREGLSAGRGRLELKQSLGLATRPLWVAAVPRPVAR; from the coding sequence GTGAGCGTGTCCGTCGCGGTGCACGACCCGGCGCACGATCCCGAACCCGACGGCTGGGCGGTGTTCCGCGAGGCCGCTCGGCTGCACGCGCCGTGGGACTACGGGCTGCTGGGTGTGGAGTCCCGGCACGCCCTTCACCCGACGGCACTGGCGGTGGCGACGGTGCGCGGGCGGATCGCCGCGGCGATGACCGCGACGGTGGTACGTGGCCCCGCGGGTGTCACGCTGCTGGAAGTGCACAACCCCTGGGTGTCCGGGTTTCCGGGCTGGGCGTTCGCCGACGGGTTCGGCCCGCGGAGCAGGGTGCGGCTGTTGCGGAGGATGGAGCGGCGGCTGTGCCGGTTCGCGGGGCTGTCCTGTGTCGGGCTGCTCTACCGGTACGTGCCGGCGGACGGGCTGCCTCTGGTGTCCGGGTTCGGGCGCCTGGTGCGGGAGGCCATGGGGACGTCCGTGCTCGACAACCGGTTCCCGACAGTGGAGGACTGGATCTCCTCGCTGGCACGCAGCCGTAGGCACAGCATTCGCGGCCAGGTGCGCAGGGTGGACCGGGACCCGGACCTCGTCGTCCGCTTCGGTGCGGCACGCGACGACCTCGACGGCGAGGAACTCGCCGCTCTCGTGAACCGGCACCGTGCCCGGCTGGGGCGCCCGAAGTTCGACAGCCGGGCTCCGGTCTCGGGGGAGTACCTGCACGCACTCGTGCGCCGCGACGACGTACTGACGCTCACCTACCACGATCGGACAGGCCGCCTGCTGGCGTTCGCCGACCTGCTCGACCACCCTGCCGTGCCGCTCTACCAGCACTGGGCGGCGCTGAGCCGGGAGGAGGGCGGCAGGCAGCACCTTTACTTCGACTCCTATGCGCGGCTGATGGGGCACGTCGTCGCGACACGACGCGAGGGCCTGTCGGCGGGAAGGGGCAGGTTGGAGCTGAAGCAGTCGCTGGGGTTGGCGACGCGTCCCCTGTGGGTGGCCGCGGTTCCGAGGCCGGTGGCGCGATGA
- a CDS encoding glycosyltransferase family 2 protein: protein MTEGTAYPEETGITVVVPCYNEVDNIEHSYAEIVAELGEFDLELLYVDDGSTDGSLDVIRTLAATDPRVQFLSFTRNFGFEAAFSAGYRYARKPWILHVDADQQFPAAEAHKLIAAAKSGYDAVFGVRTNRQDPVLRRWGTAAFHFIGRKLLRIELPQGATAFRLVRTELAKRIVDLRLGTPYFLATVPRLTSRYTTVPVAHRARSRGESKVGMSFLSSHAIELFVGFSRRLSTAAATACVLSGALAMVLAVTTATGLVTGTALNAVLFGLLSVGLVTLALSVRSLVVVGAGQPRPRLYYIREASLPVDEADRLLSTPSNLGTT from the coding sequence ATGACCGAGGGCACTGCCTACCCGGAAGAGACCGGAATCACCGTCGTCGTCCCGTGTTACAACGAGGTCGACAACATCGAGCACTCGTACGCCGAGATCGTGGCCGAGCTGGGCGAGTTCGATCTCGAACTGCTCTACGTCGACGACGGCAGCACGGACGGAAGTCTCGACGTCATCCGGACGCTCGCCGCGACCGACCCACGCGTCCAGTTCCTCTCGTTCACCAGGAACTTCGGCTTCGAGGCCGCGTTCTCGGCCGGCTACCGCTATGCGCGAAAGCCGTGGATCCTCCACGTCGACGCCGACCAGCAGTTCCCCGCCGCCGAAGCGCACAAGTTGATCGCGGCGGCGAAGTCGGGCTACGACGCCGTGTTCGGCGTGCGCACCAACCGGCAGGACCCGGTGCTGCGGCGCTGGGGCACGGCGGCGTTCCACTTCATCGGCCGCAAGCTGCTGCGCATCGAGCTGCCGCAGGGCGCGACGGCGTTCCGGCTGGTGCGGACCGAACTGGCGAAGCGGATCGTCGACCTCCGGCTGGGCACGCCGTACTTCCTCGCCACCGTGCCTCGGCTGACCAGCCGGTACACCACCGTTCCCGTCGCACACCGGGCCAGATCCCGGGGTGAGTCCAAAGTGGGCATGAGCTTCCTCTCGTCTCATGCGATCGAGCTGTTCGTCGGGTTCAGCCGCAGGCTCAGCACCGCCGCGGCGACGGCGTGCGTGCTCTCGGGAGCGCTGGCCATGGTGCTGGCGGTCACCACAGCCACCGGGCTGGTCACCGGGACCGCGCTGAACGCCGTGCTCTTCGGTCTGCTCTCCGTGGGACTCGTGACGCTGGCGCTCAGCGTGCGATCGCTGGTGGTGGTGGGAGCGGGCCAGCCGCGACCACGGCTGTACTACATCCGGGAAGCCAGCCTTCCCGTCGACGAGGCCGACCGCCTCCTGAGCACACCGTCGAACCTGGGGACCACATGA
- a CDS encoding ATP-grasp domain-containing protein — MRRTLVVLGGADGSVGVYRRARELGYRTICVDVRAGAPGVAVADEYLQLSVRAPERIDAALRSRTDIAGVICPASDVGLPTQAWLSKAWNLPSPLPHAAVEASVDKPVFRAVCERAGVPTYRSVSGTSGPELVRAARHMRFPTLVKPVDSSGSRGVISCPDPGKLRSVVAESLTFSQRGRVVVEEHLDGRHLTIEALVVDGDIAFHAVTERTITPPPLFVTTTHTMPADLPHDAAQALPGMLAAVCAEIGYRNGPLTFDAVLTRDDTLYLIEMGARMGGNGIAEVVENCYGVDLMAATMAQAVGEKPVLTPKPPMPTLVHILASDRTGRLAAIEGAEEVRAMPEVADLQLFVHEGTLVRPYEQAGYKLGYVVLTASSVEQLRSAESAVRGTLKFRLDAQGSEEQDMAVPLP; from the coding sequence ATGAGAAGAACACTGGTCGTGCTCGGCGGCGCCGACGGCTCCGTCGGGGTCTACCGCCGTGCGAGAGAGCTGGGCTACCGCACCATCTGCGTCGACGTCCGGGCAGGCGCACCCGGCGTGGCCGTGGCCGACGAGTACCTGCAACTGAGCGTGCGGGCACCCGAGCGCATCGACGCGGCGCTGCGCTCCCGCACCGACATCGCGGGTGTCATCTGCCCCGCCAGCGACGTCGGACTGCCCACACAGGCGTGGCTTTCGAAGGCGTGGAACCTCCCCTCCCCCCTGCCGCACGCCGCCGTGGAGGCGTCGGTGGACAAGCCGGTGTTCCGTGCCGTGTGCGAGCGCGCGGGTGTGCCGACCTATCGCAGCGTGTCGGGCACCTCGGGGCCCGAACTGGTGCGGGCCGCCCGCCACATGCGGTTTCCCACGCTCGTGAAGCCCGTGGACTCCTCCGGCAGCCGAGGGGTCATCTCCTGCCCCGACCCGGGCAAGTTGCGGTCGGTCGTCGCCGAGTCGCTGACCTTCTCGCAGCGCGGCCGGGTGGTCGTCGAGGAACATCTCGACGGCAGGCACCTGACGATCGAGGCACTCGTGGTGGACGGCGACATCGCCTTCCACGCCGTCACCGAGCGCACGATCACCCCGCCACCGTTGTTCGTCACCACGACCCACACCATGCCCGCCGACCTGCCACACGACGCCGCCCAGGCTCTGCCCGGCATGCTCGCCGCGGTGTGCGCGGAGATCGGCTACCGCAACGGCCCGCTGACCTTCGACGCCGTGCTGACCCGCGACGACACGCTGTACCTGATCGAGATGGGTGCCCGCATGGGCGGCAACGGCATCGCCGAGGTGGTCGAGAACTGTTACGGCGTGGACCTGATGGCCGCCACGATGGCACAGGCCGTCGGCGAGAAACCGGTGCTGACCCCCAAGCCGCCGATGCCGACCCTCGTACACATCCTCGCCTCCGACCGCACCGGCAGACTCGCCGCGATCGAGGGCGCCGAGGAGGTTCGCGCCATGCCGGAGGTCGCCGACCTGCAACTGTTCGTTCACGAGGGCACGCTCGTGCGGCCGTACGAGCAGGCGGGGTACAAGCTCGGCTACGTCGTGCTCACCGCCTCCTCCGTCGAGCAGCTGCGGTCGGCGGAGAGCGCGGTGCGGGGCACGCTCAAGTTCAGGTTGGACGCACAGGGCTCCGAGGAACAGGACATGGCGGTGCCGCTGCCTTGA